tatggtttagatgttggttttcagtaatgaaaattagAAGGGGGAAacacttctttgattaaaaaaactactaccttcgTTCccatttactagtccccatcgtagttTGGGTCAaactttgtccacgaattttacttgtaaaatgtgaatggaaaacgaaattttgttatacccaaacaaaaaaggactggagggagtgattgctttgACACGGATGTGACCTCTCATATTGCAGTCATTGAACCGGCACGCCGgctaagagggccccactcgctgcaggcccagctgaacacgcctcctcgccgcatgcaaccggcttcagactgcccgCCTGCCTCTATTGAATCcgcacgtgtgccggcaacacgtccttccgcgagccgaccggcattttagaacacaaaaaatgaccaaaatataattaattacgcatggtcttgacttattGTGCTCGCAGTGGTAGCAGGAACTATAGGTTTTTCTTtaattataactctcctcacattttttggctttgaagtgaatcatggttgtgggcattatctatgaatgtgcagatatctgtgaacatgagtttgatgtggaagttaaacttggaatgtcgggcttgcgcgtgaactataccatgtccattgctttgtctgttattgtttggaaagtaattgctgttattacatgacccaaaaaaattattttgtgccacatcagtagatgcacagacatcacaacaggcatgttgactagataaacatttgaacctagctattgtgaaggaaattttgtattgagaagaattttagatagcaggagacgcctagcctgctctgcctctactagcttatttctaggttcttccatctcttctttggcttgggtgaagagagcatctgattgctctttttgcttcttcaggaactcagctacattctcaagggctgctgcacgctttctttcagcctttactagagccacgaggacacgaacatctgacgcctccacctggcttgtgtgtaatccaacatcatctgggaatttacaccttgtgtctaatccagcatgattagggaactggcaccttgtgtgtaatccagcctcattttggaaacaagatctcgaggttgaccatacttccctcctcgcaggaactgcatcttgacatgaagttacttcttttttagatctatactcagagcaacccagatccatttagtagaagccagataaacaggactcgtagaagtgaattcaaaaggaaaaatataaaaacagactacaatgtgagaacacccacttcctacatcaagctaaaaacaaaagcattaggacgattaagactcttcgtattacacatcgaagaacatgaggctaagagaaacagaaactacaacatatacacatcgaagaacatgaggctaaatgaaagtaattgaaagggtgttacttaccaaagctcagtttacaggtttggtgcagctcctctttaacttgccatgctccttgaagatgtccccaatatcccgtgtttggtcttcattgctcctttgcATGTtcccactcgtggttttaaaatctcaacttggcaagaaaaatatactactagtaatactcacgcatcttgtgggcaacattaaagcacccgtctgccatgttagagcatctccaacagaagcgcaGTGCACGGCGCTTTGaaaaagcatttacagtgctgagatgAGAAGtggagatagagagtagagactagagagtagaggatagttctcaacatagatatagcatagatagataaaaaatagatagttcaactactcctcgtcgcccGACTCCTCCTCGATGATGTCCTCTTCCGACATCTCAATTTAGGCGTGAAGGTACCGAttgtcgtcggattcccagggcgacgctattCCTAGCCTGATGTTGAATTGAGCATCCGCTTTTCgcgtacgcttgtcctcgcgataggcggctcacttggtcctcctcttctccctctccgccctcctttgtgcGTAGAACTCACGCTCGTTGAGGATGTCCTGCGAGAAGCGTTGGCGCCACAACACTATGGCTTCCTCATCCATCttggcgatgccgagacggtgctctcgCCTCCGGTTATCGCGACGATCCTTGTCGGTGATAAGCAACGGCAGATGCACGAGCTCTTGCGCCCGCTCCCgcatcggcacgttggggaagttcaatgttctatgaggccacccgaGGCGCGATGCCgcagcgtcgtacgcgcgggcggccttgtTGGCGGTGTCAAAATTGCCGAGGTCGAGGCGCATCCCgcagaaccggatctcggcggagaagcctccAGAGGGGCGCGCGCGGATGCCGCGGTATCCCCGAGTTTCCCAgcaacgcggcggcatggtggtgtGGCGGCGGTGAGGcaagaaagagcggggagagaacggtggcaaggcacagagaggtgggagggtgttggattttctaaagcgcgccggacgccgcatGCCAAAACTAGCGTGTGCTCGGCCGATTTTTCCCccccgcgcgcgatcctttcccgaggtccctgctatctctactctcttctctactgttatatttattttatatttaatatttatctctacttccctactctctactctttttttcttttaaaaaacagag
The Triticum dicoccoides isolate Atlit2015 ecotype Zavitan chromosome 3A, WEW_v2.0, whole genome shotgun sequence genome window above contains:
- the LOC119266561 gene encoding ethylene-responsive transcription factor ERF104-like yields the protein MPPRCWETRGYRGIRARPSGGFSAEIRFCGMRLDLGNFDTANKAARAYDAAASRLGWPHRTLNFPNVPMRERAQELVHLPLLITDKDRRDNRRREHRLGIAKMDEEAIVLWRQRFSQDILNEREFYAQRRAEREKRRTK